DNA from Rubripirellula lacrimiformis:
GCCACCCAGATTTAAATTCGAACCCGCCAACGCGGACATCGTTCCCGTGTTGGTGGTGTTGTTTGTTGAGATCCCAAGGTCCGCCCCGTTGATCGAAGTCACGGTGCCGGTGTTGGAAAAAGCGCCTCCGTAATTGTACATCGAGCCGCCGAGGGCTCCGTCAGCTAAGAGGAGACCGTCATTGGCCAATGCACCTGCCACATTTATGTTTCCGGATTGGAACGTGATCGACGATGTGCTATCGACCGTCATCCCACCGCTGCCGACGTAAAGACTCCCGGACGTCGCACCGCCCACTTCGCCTAAGGTGAGGGATTGGTTGGTCAGATTAAATGCGTCGGCATACAACGTCGAATAGTTCTCAACTGCAATATCGTCCACGACGGTCGATCCGCCGGAAAGCGTGACAGAACCGTTTGCTTCGGATAACGTCAGCCCGCCCGTGACAGCAACACCGGCCAAGGTGCCGGAGGAATAAGCCAACCCAGTGCCATCGAGTGAACCGCCGGTGATCGTTCCACCGTTGAGTCTCCAACCTTCACCGCCTGCGAAGGCACTGCCGGTGTTGGCTTGCGTGCCGGTGATGTTGACGGTGCCGCCGGACGTGATGTTCAGGGTGCCCAAGTTCGCCGTGTCAAACGATCCACCGAGATTCAACGTCGACGTGCCATCGACGGATATCGTTCCGCCCACATTGGACCAAACGCCACCCAGATTCAAACTCGAACCCGCCGACGCGGACATCGTTCCCGTGTTGGTGGTGTTGTTTGTTGAGATCCCAAGGTCCGCCCCGTTGATCGAAGTCACGGTGCCGGTGTTGGAAAAAGCGCCTCCGTAATTGTACATCGAGCCGCCGAGGGCTCCGTCAGCTAAGAGGAGACCGTCATTGGCCAATGCACCTGCCACATATATATTTCCGGATTGGAACGTGATCGACGATGTGCTATCGACCGTCATCCCACCGCTGCCGACGTAAAGACTCCCAGACGTCGCACCGCCCACTTCGCCTAAGGTGAGGGATTGGTTGGTCAGATTAAATGCGTCGGCATACAACGTCGAATAATTCTCAACCGCAATGTTGCCCGCGACGGTTGTTCCGCCGGAAAGCTTGACGGAACCGTTTGGTTCGGACAACGTCAGCCCGCCCGTGACAGCAACGCCATTCAAGGAGCCGGAGGAATAAGCCAAGCCAGTGCCATCAAGAGAACCGCCGGCGATCGTTCCACCGTTGAGTTCGTATCGCCCGGCCGCCACACTGATCGCACCATGGAGCGACAACGTGCCCGAAGTATGGCTGAGCGTTGCGTTGGCTGAGTTGAGCGTAAGGTTGTTGATGGAACGACTGTCATTCAGCGTGACCACGTAGGTGCCCGCTTGTTCAATCAACGCGTCGATCGCGATTCCGTCAGGAACAACGTTCGGAGTCCACTTAGAACTATCTGACCAAGTCCCGTTCGTCGGGGAGTTCCAAATATTCTGCGATAACGCTTCGCTGGTGGCGAAGAACGTTCCCGCGCCGAGCCCCAACGCTATGGCGGCAAGGCGCAACCGACGCGACTGTGTTTTGCGAGTGACTTGCAGAACAGAAGAAGAGCAACGTTTCATGGTGAATCAACGCCTTCAAAGATGCTTCGACAGCAGGGTAGCAGCAACCCCGTACACCGGGGGCCCCAAGCCGACGGGGGGGATTGTAATGCCGATTCACAGCACTTGCCAGAGTTTGCCGAACGATTTCTGAAACGATGAGGTTTTTCCGAGAAAGAAGTCATCTGCCCAACCGAATTGACGTGAAAACATGGAATCTAAACGGTCCAGCGGCGCAACGGGCAATCAACAATTCCGTCGACAGCGGTCCAAGAAACGAATTGCGTCGAGCGTGAATCCAATGGAACGGGCGTGAATCCAATGGAATGCGGGTTGTCTCGTGGCTCGCCATCTTCCATCGGGGGGGCATCCTACCTGCAGGCGACCGATCGGGCGTAGGCTCGAGCAACTCTCCGTTCGCTCGGCAATATCTTCACTCCATTGAACCGATCTGTACGGACATCCTCGCTGGGAACAAGTGCTCATCGCCGCCAGTTCCTTTTCGGACCAAGGTTCGCCGACGCGTGCGTTCCAGTTTGGCAGACGCGGTACCGGCCAACCCGAAAGGACGGGTATGGAAGTCGCCCCGGCTAAGAACATCGCAAACCACACCAGCCCCGCCCGCTCATTCCTGCCGCGGCAGACGTCCGATCTCCCCAAAAGATGCCAGACGGGGCTGAACAGGATGTCGCTGCGTTTTGCAGAAAACATCCCTCGCCCCCAACGATTCGTCCGTGCCCGGCAAAGAGAAATCCTGTCTTACGGCAACCTATAGCAACATCGCATTGCTCCGGTGCATATCACTGCCTTCGCTATGCAGACTCTTTCGCTTGGACGAGTTGCTTCTGAGCGACCAACAGACACACGCTTGACGCGACCGTATCGATTAACACGTTCCACTTCACGAAACTCGCAATGAACGCCCCCAAGATTGCCTTGGCAGCGGCAGGATTCTCCGCCAGTTCTTGGCCAAGTCCGTCCGCTATCGGGCCTGCAATGACAAACAGCAAGAGCCATTTGGTCATCAGCAGAACAAACAGCCACTTTACAGCTCGCATAGACATGGCAATTATCTGCGGGAACGTCCGCAGTCCTTCCGGGACGACTCAAAGGAAAACGATGGGAGTTGTTTGGTAGTTCGTTACCGTCCGCTCGGGGCTTCGGCTACCTGCAGGCGACCGATCGGGCGTAGGCTCGACCAAGTTCCCGGTCGCTCGCCAGCCTCTTTACCCCGTTGAACCGGCCCGCCTGGCACTTTCGCTGGGAACAGTGACGGATCGCCGCCCGGTCATTTTTCGGCAAGGGCGCGCTGGCAACGCACGGGAAGTCTCCGTCGTGGTGGACGAGGCCACGACTCCGTCCTGAGAACGATCAAACCTGCGTCGTAGTGGGATTCGCCAGAACTCCTGACCGTCGGATTGGCGGGTGGGGGGGAATTATGGCCAATCCTACGACTGCAGTCCCGATATTTCTTGATGGTGCTTTTCGATCTCCAGCGGCGTGAAAGCTGACGAACAACTCGTCACCGACGGAAGATACAAACTGGTTGCTGGCACATCAGTGAATGTGAAAGAGAATTCGAAACAGAATTGACCACAGTGGCACGAAGGGGCACAGAGGAAGGCTTTGACCAAAATCTTTTATCCCCTTCCCCATCCCATCCCATCCCATCCCAACAACCTCCGTGTTCTTCATGCCTCTGTGGTTCAATCCTCGTTTCCAAAAATTCAACAACACCTCAACACCATCTTCCCGAAATCAGCGAAGCGACCGGGCTAAAACGGTTCTTATTCAGCGTCCTATCGTCGGGTGATGGGTTCTATTCATAGACAGCAGCCTGCGGGTCGCCACCGGACTTCAGGTACGCCAAGACATCCAGTATCTCATCCAACGTCAGCACGTTCATCAAACCGGTCGGCATGGGCGAAAGACCGGCCGGCGATGTTTGTTCGATTTCCGCCCGGTTCAATACCACTGTTCCAGCGCGAAGCGAATCAGTCTGGACTGTGATCGCGTTGGAGGATACGCCGATCGGTCGCCCGGTGACTAAAACCCCGCTGTCCAGTAGGTAAGTGCTGAGGCGATATTTCTCGTCAATCACTTTGGACGGCTGGACGATCGATTCCAGCAGAGCGCGCTGGTCAAAACGGCGTCCGACGTGGGTCAGATCCGGTCCAGTGGAATTGCCCTGTTCGTTGATACGATGACACTTCATGCACTGTGCTTTGGCCAATGCGGCGCGGCCCTGTTCCCATGACCGACCGCGACGCGCCTTTGGCAGTTCAGCTTCCAATGTTTCCCACGTCCACTCTTTGACCAACGGGGCCGCAGGCGATTGCTGTCCGCCAGGTTCCGTGACTGCCATTGCCAGCATGTCCAGTCGAGGTTTCAGATGTTTCTGTTCAGCAGCGGTCAATGTAGCGATCGCATCTTCTTGAATATGTTGCAGAGAATCGCTCAACAGCTTTCCGCCCTGATAACTGCGAGCAGCCAGCAGCGAATCGAAAAACGACTCACGCGTCTCTGTCGTCCAGCCCTCGGAAACACGAGCCAGTCGCTGTGAATAGAAGATGACGTCTTCCTGACTGATCGCCGTGCGGATCAACTCGACCGTGCGCGGTACCACGTCCGGCGCCTGCAGGTAGATCAGCAAACGGCATAGTTCGCGATTCACATAGTTGCTGGTATGTGGATACAACGGATCCAGACTCGCCAGCGATTGCGTTCGATCCGCTTCGGTGGGATGCCCCTGACGAATGAAGCTCAATTGCCAGACCCGCAGAGCGTCCAATAGATGTTCTCGGCCGAGTTCCGGCAGTGGCAACCGACCCAGCGCAGCCAACAACTCGGACTGATCCTCCGCACGCCCCAGTCGAGCCAACGCCAACATCGCAGCAATCGACGCGGTCGGCCGCGACTCGCTCAACGCACGCTCACGCCACAGCGCCGGATCCTGGCGTTCGATGGCCAGTCGCGCAGCAAATCGCAGCCCTCGATCTTCGCTGTTCAGATACGGCCACGCGACATCAATCGCGTTGGCGTCACGGATCCGGTGCCATTGTTCCAACTGATGTCGCACCTCACGTGCCGCGGCTGATTGCTGTGCCTGATCGGCTTGCGCAGCCTGATCGGCGCCGAGTGATTTCTCAGCGACAACAGCGGTTTCAGCGACATCAGAGCCATCGTAGGAAACTCGATACAGCCCCGATTGCGAACCGCGTCCCCCGGTGATGAAGTACATGGCTCCATCGGGTCCGAACGTCAGATCGCAAACGTTCAATGCTCCGCCTTCCAGAAACACTTTGTATTCACCGTCATAGCTGGCACCGCGAGGTGTCAATTGGACCTGGAAAATGCGGCCGTGCTGCCAGTCGCCCATAAACAAGGACTCGCGGTATGCCGGGGGAAAGTGAGACCGCGTGCCGAACTCCAGCCCCGTGGGCGAGCCCAATCCGGTATCGAGCGTGGTGGGCAGCGAGTCGGCGAAATAGTCCGGCCATTTGCCCGTTCCCCATCGCCAACCGTATTCGCCTCCGGAGACGACGTGATTCAACCGAGTTGGGCGGTACCATGGCAGCCCAACATCCCATTCCATATCAGCGTCATAGGTAAACATTTCGCCGTCATCATTGAAGGCCATGTCAAACTGATTGCGGAAACCTCCGGCGATGATCTCCCAGTTCTTGCCGTCGGGATCGGTCTTCACAATGTGCCCCACGCGAATGTCCTGCACAGCGTCCCGCGATTCGGGCAACAGATGGTCATCCTGCGGATCACGATAGGGCGAATCGACCGCGAAACCATCGGGAAATGCCACGTCATTGCCGTTCACCATGTACAGCATGTCGTCGGGGCCCAACACAATCTGGTTGGGACCGTGCCCATAGCGACTCTGGTAATCGAACGCCTTGATTTCCTGTGTGGAATCAAACTGGTCATCACCGTTAGTGTCGCGCAACCGGTACAAGCCGCTGGCGTCCGTCGCACACACGTACAGACTGTCGTGCGCCCAGAGAATTCCGCGGCAATGCCGCAACGTGTTTTCGATCACTTCCAAGCGATCCACTCGCCCCCGATCGTCGCTCAATGACAACCTGACCACACCTCGTTTGTCGCGTCCCAGAATGATTCGGCCTCGATCGTCGAACGTCATGCTGATCCACGACCCTTCGCCTTTCTTGGCAGACCGTAGCAATTGAGCGTGAAAGCCGGCGGGCAAAGAAATCGAATCCACGGGTGTCGCCTGACCACCGCCCGGCAGGTCATCATCGCCATACAAGGGCGAGACGATGCAGCACAGCAGCAGACCCCATCTCGCAACAGCAGCGAGTCGGGGATCGAAATGAAAATCGAGGCTTCGTGTTGTCAAGAGAATGTTCCCTGTTGGAAAGTGGTTCGCTGTTCGATTCAGAAGCAAATCAAAGGGGGGGGGGAAGTTCTGGGGGGGCTCGTCATCTCGCGTTTGGGATTTTGGCCTTCCCTGCGGACGATCGATCGGGGGCGGGGGCTCGCCGACGCATGCATTCGAGTTTGGCAGACGCGGCACCAGCCTAGCGGAATGGACTCGTATGGAAGTCATCCCGGCTAAGAGCATGGTAAACCACACCAGCCCTGTCTGCTGGTTTCCGCCGCGGCACAGACGCATCTCCCAGAAAGACTACGGATGGAGCCAAACAGGATGTCGCTGCGTTTGACACAAAACGCCTGCGGTCCCTTGGATGCTCCCCATAAGTGGTCCCATCAAGGCGCGCGCTGACGCCACACTTCAAACCAACGGCCAAGCCCACGCCTGCGAAGAACAAGAACGCCTAGTGATTCGTCTGGAAAAGAGTCCTGACACCTTTTTCTGATTTGTAGCGTTCCAGTGTGCTCGTAGGACGGCCTTTCCAGGCCGTCGGTGGCTGTTTTGAGATTGTCGACGGCCTGGAAAGGCCGTCCTACGGACGTTTCCTATTCGTGTGATTTGTGTCATTCGTGGTTCGAGTGGCTGTTCGTGCTTCACCCAGATTCAGATTTCGGGGTGAGACGATCTAGTCAGAAATTGGACCGGAGCTACACGCCCAAAGTCTGGCGACTTCGGCTACGGAGAATGCCGCTGCGGAAGAATCGAACAGGGGCCGGCTTTTATCCAGGGAGTGGTCCATTGAAAGATGGCTCAGCCGACGGTTGGTCCATAAAAAAAGCCCGACCAGAACTTGATGTTCTGGCCGGGCTTTGCAGCGACGCGGACGGGACTCGAACCCGCAACCTCCGGATCGACAGTCCGGGGCTCTAACCAATTGAGCTACCGCGCCGTGGCTGGTCACCGAAGTGATCAGCACTTGGTTTTTGCTGCTGCTGAGCGAGAATTATATCGGCACTCGCGAGCCTCGCAAGTGTGGCAAAGGCTCATTTGCCGGTTGTTTCAAAGGAATCGATTTTGAGGGCCGAAAGTTTGCGAAACACGGGCTTTTTCGCACCTTTTCTTCAGTGAACTCGGCCATTTGGGACCTAACTTTGCCTACTGCGATGGATCCTGGCCAGATTTTTTTTCTGAATCGGCCTCTCCAGCTGCTCTTTCCCGTCCCACTCGCGATCAATCCCAACATTGCCATGATCCCTGAACTAGTGGCCTTCTCGATAACCCTTTGGTTCTTCGACGCGTGGGCCGAATTGACCCGCTACTTCAATTCAATGAACACCTGGCAGTGGGGCATCGTCTCGGCGTCGTCCGTGGCCTTCGGTTTTCTGTGCCTTCGCGGCCACAAAATCAACTAAACACGTTCACCGCTGTCGTTACCGCCTGTCTTTGCACACGAATCACTGCTGTGAAGATCCGTGAAACACCCCGAGGCGGGAAACAACGAATCGCTCCCACAGACAAATGTGGGTGTCGTTTACTCTTTCTGCGATTCACGGCTGATGCGTCTTTGCGGATACAGCTCGCCCACGCCACCCAACCGGCTGCCCAACACCCGTTCACTGATCCGATGCGGACTTTCGACTCGGGATACAGGGCCAACATTTCTAGAGCCGCCCATGCGGGCTGCGTTCCGCGGGAGGGAAGCACTCCAGAATCCCCTTGCTGAATCGTTTGCCCTAGCGCCCCATTTGCTCTGGCGCCGCAACTGCTCTGGCGCCGCAACTGCTCTGGCGCCGCAACTGCTCTGGCGCCGCAACTGCCCTGGCGCCGCAACTGCCCTGGCGCCGCAACTGCTCTGGCGCCCCATCTGCTCTGGCAACCGGTTTGCCCAAGTGACTCGTTTGCCCAAGTGACTCGCTTGCTCAGGTGATCAGTTTATCCGGGCGATCGTAACGCGGCCGTCCGAACCGTTGGACGAGCCTGGCACGGCCCCGGTATGATGGCTTCAGTCGGTGGGTCCCCTGGCCTCGCCCCTTGTTGGGCGACAGGACGTTGTGATTGGGATCCGCCATGCACCAACTTTCATCCCACAAACCCTCTTCAGGAGCCCGTCGATGCCATTGTTCGAGATTGAAACCGAGGCGCACATCATCATCACTTGGGCCGAAGGAGAAGACGAAGCTCGCGAAGTCGTCGCGGATGCTTATCCGCATGACGAGGTGCTACGTCTGACCAAGCGGCCACGGGACACCTGGGTCATCAGCAAGGGCGTCTTGGGGCTAACGACGACCAAAATTGACCCCTGCCTAGTGGCTCGCGATTGCCTGAGCCGAAGTGCTGGTGACAAGGTCAACGCCATTCGTCTGTATCGCATGGAAACAGGAAGCGATCTGGAATCCGCTCGACGAGCGATCGAATCCAATATGGTCATGGGCTGGTAACACGAAGGACGCTCTGGTCGTCGAGAATCGTCGACCGCGCATCGACTTGCGCCCCTGTGCTGCCATCCGATATTCCTTCTTCATTCGACTTCAGCCGGCTGGCCGTTGCCTCTGGCGTGCCGCTCGTTACGGAACTCGCCTCGAAATGCCGCGTCTATCCACTCTGTTGATGCTGATTTGCGTCCCGCTGATCGTCGGATGCGACGGCTGCCGCCGCGATCCGGATGCAAGGAAAGAAGAACAGGAACAGGCACCACTGGATGCGTTCACGATCCAGTCGCCCGACCCATTTCCCAGCGCCGGCATTTTGACCGACGGCGGTGTACCGGCAGGCCGAGCACTGAAGCCAGGACATTGGATCACTGCGTCGGTGGGGATCAAGAGCAACCTGGACGACGTTCGCGGCGAATTGATCAGCCGCGCGGGAACCAATAGCAGCGATCTGAGCACAGGTCGACTGAATTCCAGCTCCGGCTCGGTCGTCAATTCCAGGCCCGTCGTATTGCCGAAGGGTCAACTTCGACGATTCGATTATCGGATCTTGCCACCGGTACCCGACGGTGGCAGTCGCAAGACCAGCATCCTAGGTGGTCGACTGGTCACGACCGGACGGTCCAGCACGGTCACCATCCCGACGACGCCATTCATCGCGATGTCGCCCGAGGAATACTTCATTGTCATTTTGACCGAGCGGCCCGAGCGATTCACCAAACTTCGCGGAGCCGACTGGATCAAACCGTATCACGACAAGCTGGACTTCCCGCTGGACGGGGCCAATTATCGCATCGTGGTTGCATCCACCAAAGACATCGTCTCGATTGCGGAAACGATGTTGGACTGGACCAACACTGCCTATGTGATTTGGGATGATGTGCCCGAAGACGTGCTGATGCCAGACCAACGCCGCGCTTTGGCGGATTGGATCCGATTTGGCGGACAATTGATCGTCAACGGTCCCGAAGCGGCCGATGCGTTGTCCCGCGGGACACTGAGCGAAGTTTTGCCGATGAAGCCCAGCGGCCACATCGAATTGGACACCGATGACGGCAAACAACTGCTGCAATCTTGGCAAGTCGAAACGGACACATCCACCGGAAAGCAGATCGCCATCCTAGAGGGCCAATCGGGCCGGATCGCAGTCGACGGGGCACTGGCCGAGGATGCGGAATCGCTTTCGGGCAGCGGCAACCTGATTTTGCGACGAAAGATCGGTCGCGGCTGTGTGACTCAGTCACGCGTTGATTTGACCAGCGATTGGTTGGTCGATTGGTGGTCGTTCGACAGTTTCTTTAACGGGGCGATCCTGAACCGTTCTCCCCGCCGCTTTTTTCGAGAACCGGGCGGAGCGGTCCGGTTGATGGACACTGCATCGGGGAAGTTGACCGTTGATGCATCCGCCAACACTCATTTTCGAATCGCATCGCGAGATTCTCGCTTGGGCCGTCCGGGCGTCATGCAGTTGGACGTGTTCTTCGATTCGGAAGTCAGCGGCGAATCGCGGGACGATGCCGCCGCGCAGGATGACCAACCGATCGCGGCGTCGGAATCGAGCGAACGCCCCATCCAAAAATCACTCCCGCCCCGTTCCAGCGATCCCTACACGCTTGTCGATGCCGCCACCGGCGTCGGCGGATGGACCGACACCAGTGAAGTGATGTCCGCATTTCGCGATGTCCTGCGTAGCGAATCGGGCATCGAAATCCCCAAGTCGACTCTGGTCATTCGTTCGCTCGGGTACTACCTGTTGGTGTTGGTGCCGATCAACTTCATTGTTTTCCGATTGATGGGACGATTGGAATACGCATGGTTGGCCGTCCCAGTGATCGCGTTGGTGGGAGCGATTTGGGTCGCACGGGCTGCCCGTCTGGATATCGGATTCGCACGCAGCCAGACGGAATTGGCGTTGCTGGAACTGCAAACCGATTATCCGCGAGGACACCTTTGCCGTGTCGACGCAATCTACAACTCGTTATCCAGCACCTATCAGATGGACTTCGAAACCACCGACGGTGTTGCCCTGCCGATTCGCAGCGAACTGAAACGCAACGAAGTGCAAAGCCAACCGGTGTTGAAAACGTCTTATGACGAGGGACCATCGCTTGCCGGAGTCGCCGTCGGCAGTAATCAGGTACGTTTGCTGCATGCCGAACAGATGATCGATGTGGGCGGTGTGATCGTCATCGATCAGGCTGGCAAATTAGTGAATCAATCCCAGCTGGAAATCATGGATGTGGTGGTGATCGAAAAGACATTGGACGGAGAAGTGCTTGTCGCGTCGGTTGGCCTGCTGGGGCCATCGGCGAACGTTACCTTACGATTCCGGGATGACAATGAGATTGCATTCAGCGGCGAACTTCCAATGCAAACTTCCACACTGATGCAGCGTCTGGGGTCACCGTCGATGATGGCGCCAGGATCGATTCGAATGGTCGGACGAATCGATACCGCCATGGGTGGAATGTCCATCGAACCGAAGGCCAACCAAGTCAACGCACAGACCATCGTCCTGGTGCACCTGCAGCACCCTGCGATCGCCCTCGGAAAACCCGACGCCAATCTATTGTCCGATCTGCAACCAGTTCGCCGAGGACTGGGCGATAGCGAATTGGATTCGCAACCCGCAGAATAACGGTTCGGCCGCGGCGACTGATACCGCTGCCATCCGGTTACCGAGACACCGCTGCTGAACCAACTTCGCCAAAACACCACGCCGCTAACCTACAGAGACAATCGATGATCACGCTTCGCGGATTTGGAAAAGACTACGGCGATTTCACAGCGGTCGAAAACATCGATCTGCAAATTGACGCCGGCGAGGTATTCGGATTCATCGGCCCAAACGGGGCTGGCAAGAGCACCACGATTCGTTTCTTGGCCACGCTGCTGCGGGCAACGCGGGGCAGCGGAATGGTCGCCGGATGTGACGTGATGGGCGACCCGGTGGGAGTTCGACAAGCGGTCGGGTACATGCCCGACAACTTTGGCGTCTATGACGGCATGCGAGTGTGGGAATTCCTGGACTTCTTCGCCGTCGCGTACAAAATTGGTCGAACCGAACGCAAACAGATCATCGACAACGTGCTGGAACTACTGGATCTGTCGCACAAGAAAACCGACTTCGTCAACGGTTTGTCACGCGGGATGAAACAACGTTTGTGCCTGGCGAAGACACTAGTCCACGATCCGCCGGTGTTGATCCTGGACGAACCGGCCAGTGGATTGGATCCTCGCGCCCGCGTGGAAGTGAAGGCACTGCTAAAAGAACTGCGGAAGATGGGAAAGACGATCCTGATCAGCAGTCACATTTTGACGGAACTTGCCGACTGTTGCACATCGATTGGAATCATCGAGCGTGGGCAGCTGTTGATGCACGGACCGATCGACAGCGTGTATCAACAAATTCGCCGCAACCGAATCGTCGAAATTCAGTTCATCTCGGGCAATGAAGCGGGCCTGTCGATCCTGCGAAGCAGCGAATCACTGCGGTCGCTTGAAATCCTGCCAAGCCGCGTGGTCGCAGAACTGGAGACGGACGACGAAGGACTTGCGTTGTTGTTGGAAGAATTGATCCGTGCAGGTGTCCGGATGAAATCGTTCAATGACCGCGACCCAACCCTGGAAGATGTCTTCATGACCGTGACGAAGGGCTTGGTAAGTTAGCGAGTAAAACAACTTGCCAAAAGATCCGGCCGTGGCCGGTGATAGCCCGGCAGACGTGGGCTTCGCGACGGGAGAAGCAGTGGCCGAAGCTCTTGGCGAGCTTCGCTACGGGGCGCTCGGGCTTCGCGACGGGAGAAGCGGTGGCCGAAGCTCTTGGCGAGCTTCGCTACCGGGTGCTGGGGCTTCGCGACGGGAGAAGCGGAGGCCGAAGCTCTTGGCGAGCTTCGCTACGGGGCGCTCGGGCTTCGCGACGGGAGAAGCGGAGGCCGAAGCTCTTGGCGAGCTTCGCTACCGGGCGCTGGGGCTTCGCGACGGGAGCAGCGGAGGCCGAAGCTCTTGGCGAGCTTCGCTACCGGACGCTGGGGCTTCGCGACGGGAGCAGCGGAGGCCGAAGCTCTTGGCGAGCTTCGCTACCGGACGCTGGGGCTTCGCGACGGGAGAAGCGGAGGCCGAAGCTCTTGGCGAGCTTCGCTACCGGGCGCTGGGCTGATCGTTTAGAACGACAAGGTCATGCCCATCGTGGCACCGTGGAATCCGACATCAGCCGGTCCACCGAACGAAGGCAGGATACCGGGTGTGCTGGACACACTGGTGATCGCGTCGAAGGACGAACTGTAGTTAGTCCACAACTGCCATTCATAGCCACCGCGAAGCTGCACTTGGACAGCGTCGTTGAACAGGCCGCGTGAATACTGCAGCCCGGACGCCAACTCCATCACGCTGAAGATCGATTCGGTCAACCGAACGGATTCGTCGGGGGTTCCACCGACGCCGTTGTTGACCTTCTTGTCACCGGTCAAGATTGCTCCGCGACCGCGTGCATAGAAAGCACAGCCCAATCCGATCGATCGCTGCGCCTCGCCACCGACAATGCCGCCGAAACCTCGAAAGATGTTTTCGCGAATCGGTGCCACTGGCAAATAGTTGACCATCGTTTCGACGAACTCGTTGTACCGCACACCGCCACTTAGTTCGAACGTCCAGTCGCGGCCGAAACTGAACCGGTCAAAGATTTCGAAGTCCAGCGTGTAGGTCTCCACCGACATCGACGCATCGACGGTATCAAAGGTGGCGGCCGCTTCGGCGCTATAGTCGAAATAGCGGGCGCGAAACCCCAGTCCATCGACGGTTCGATAACCCAGCGTCAGTCGGGGAGATGCTTCGATGTCAAAATCGACGTCATCGCTATCGACGTTGGGGTTCAAACTGTAGTTCCCTGATCGGTTGCCATCGGCGCGATTGTAGTGGAAGAACAGCACCTCCGATTCGCCGAACAGACCTGCTTTGGAGGGACATTCATGGCGACACCTCTGCGACGACTGGCGAAGAATGTCCGCTTCGTGATGGCTGACGGTCGCGTCCGTATCGTCCATCGTGAACTGATAAGGACCTTGGAGCTCGGCATCGGACGCCGCCGCCTGGACGTGATCCAAAACGACGGATGACATCGCGCAGCCAAGCATCATGCAAGCGACGAGGTAGTTCTTGTAACGCATTTTCAAACCGGTCCAACAAATCGTGACATGAACATTCAATTCCTGTAATGGTTTCGACCCGACCTGCACGTCCAATTGTGCTGAATCTACGGGCTCATAACAGATAGCAGCAGCAGCATTCGTAGAATCCGAAGAATCGTCAAACTTGCCGTCCCCCGAGCCAGCCGGAAGACCGTGA
Protein-coding regions in this window:
- a CDS encoding Lpg1974 family pore-forming outer membrane protein is translated as MRYKNYLVACMMLGCAMSSVVLDHVQAAASDAELQGPYQFTMDDTDATVSHHEADILRQSSQRCRHECPSKAGLFGESEVLFFHYNRADGNRSGNYSLNPNVDSDDVDFDIEASPRLTLGYRTVDGLGFRARYFDYSAEAAATFDTVDASMSVETYTLDFEIFDRFSFGRDWTFELSGGVRYNEFVETMVNYLPVAPIRENIFRGFGGIVGGEAQRSIGLGCAFYARGRGAILTGDKKVNNGVGGTPDESVRLTESIFSVMELASGLQYSRGLFNDAVQVQLRGGYEWQLWTNYSSSFDAITSVSSTPGILPSFGGPADVGFHGATMGMTLSF
- a CDS encoding DUF7133 domain-containing protein, with the translated sequence MTTRSLDFHFDPRLAAVARWGLLLCCIVSPLYGDDDLPGGGQATPVDSISLPAGFHAQLLRSAKKGEGSWISMTFDDRGRIILGRDKRGVVRLSLSDDRGRVDRLEVIENTLRHCRGILWAHDSLYVCATDASGLYRLRDTNGDDQFDSTQEIKAFDYQSRYGHGPNQIVLGPDDMLYMVNGNDVAFPDGFAVDSPYRDPQDDHLLPESRDAVQDIRVGHIVKTDPDGKNWEIIAGGFRNQFDMAFNDDGEMFTYDADMEWDVGLPWYRPTRLNHVVSGGEYGWRWGTGKWPDYFADSLPTTLDTGLGSPTGLEFGTRSHFPPAYRESLFMGDWQHGRIFQVQLTPRGASYDGEYKVFLEGGALNVCDLTFGPDGAMYFITGGRGSQSGLYRVSYDGSDVAETAVVAEKSLGADQAAQADQAQQSAAAREVRHQLEQWHRIRDANAIDVAWPYLNSEDRGLRFAARLAIERQDPALWRERALSESRPTASIAAMLALARLGRAEDQSELLAALGRLPLPELGREHLLDALRVWQLSFIRQGHPTEADRTQSLASLDPLYPHTSNYVNRELCRLLIYLQAPDVVPRTVELIRTAISQEDVIFYSQRLARVSEGWTTETRESFFDSLLAARSYQGGKLLSDSLQHIQEDAIATLTAAEQKHLKPRLDMLAMAVTEPGGQQSPAAPLVKEWTWETLEAELPKARRGRSWEQGRAALAKAQCMKCHRINEQGNSTGPDLTHVGRRFDQRALLESIVQPSKVIDEKYRLSTYLLDSGVLVTGRPIGVSSNAITVQTDSLRAGTVVLNRAEIEQTSPAGLSPMPTGLMNVLTLDEILDVLAYLKSGGDPQAAVYE
- a CDS encoding ABC transporter ATP-binding protein — translated: MITLRGFGKDYGDFTAVENIDLQIDAGEVFGFIGPNGAGKSTTIRFLATLLRATRGSGMVAGCDVMGDPVGVRQAVGYMPDNFGVYDGMRVWEFLDFFAVAYKIGRTERKQIIDNVLELLDLSHKKTDFVNGLSRGMKQRLCLAKTLVHDPPVLILDEPASGLDPRARVEVKALLKELRKMGKTILISSHILTELADCCTSIGIIERGQLLMHGPIDSVYQQIRRNRIVEIQFISGNEAGLSILRSSESLRSLEILPSRVVAELETDDEGLALLLEELIRAGVRMKSFNDRDPTLEDVFMTVTKGLVS
- a CDS encoding DUF6793 family protein: MPLFEIETEAHIIITWAEGEDEAREVVADAYPHDEVLRLTKRPRDTWVISKGVLGLTTTKIDPCLVARDCLSRSAGDKVNAIRLYRMETGSDLESARRAIESNMVMGW